ACGAACGCGTGCAAATTGATCAATAGTCTCCCcgcttatttttattttttcatttaattttcgATTGGTTGAGACTGGCGCAAGGGTACGTTTTAAGGCATTCACTGAGGCAAGAGTTCCTCTGGTACTCAGATATTTCTTTATTATATTCCGAACTCCCTCCGGTTCAGGCTTTCATCTATGAAGCTAACAATAACAAACCCGGAAAACTCTAAGACGAATCGCCTTGGAGAAACCCTTTAAGTTTAAAATTGCAGGGACGTTCCTTCCCTCAACACAAAGTTCACTCTACTCCATACGCCTGCCCATGCAACCATTATCCTACAACAGCCAATATGACAATATAGTAAGTGCATCGCTTTTCATTTATGTGGTTCAATGGGATAAGTGCAAGAAACAGGGTTTGATGTAATCGCACATAATAAGTTTAGTATAATCATATTTTGTACCTGTTTTCTTGCTCAACTGTTCGTGTTTTGACGGCGATAAAATAATTGGTCCAACAGCAAGATAACGGTCAGTTTCGAAGAGCGATTCTCGCTTTTTCCTTCTACCAAACGGACATCCTTTGGAGCAACGCGATTTCTCATCTGAACTCAGACAGGCTTTAACTTTGCAGTGTAGGAAGACTTCGGAAGACTTgtcaaatttgaatttaaagGCGCTCAATGAGAAACGTTGGACTGCCGACAAAGTGTAGTTGTACTGAAGGGTGTTGTCCTTTGagcaactgaaaagaaatggaaaCCATCGTTAAGTCATTTTGCCGCTCAGTCATGAGCTCTATCGGCATATTATTCTTTCGACGGTTTTTCAGGGCTAATAAAGGGATGAAAAAAACACTTGAAGCAAAATTGTTGAATCCCAACTGGCGAGTTACATACCAGTGGCCCGTTTCTCGCAAGTCCGGAAAACTTTtcacttttcgggcccgaaaagccatttgaaAACGGCGACCCGCTAGTTCTGGAAAGccggtcttttcatatgttgtaaagggaataaaaattaaaataaatgcagagttttgtgcctcgagacgccttcgctttgaagatacaaagagaattaagtAACctgaaatgcgcccgaaaagtttcgggacattcgagaaacgggccccagttGACAGTCAACTACCGTAGCAGGGGAACTGGATTGGGGATAAGCAAGAACGACAGCTGGTGGTCTTTAAactggtactatgatcaaaaatcactttaccttttctttttacaattCGAAAGTATGATTTATAATTACCTACCATGCCAAATTTTAAGCCATGATTTTAACGAGAAGTCTGAGTTTTTGGACTTCGAATTGTCGATAAAACTGCCCGCCGTTACTCAGttcaaaaatggccgagttcaaaagagagttgggtcgagggaggatgtgacgtcatccaatcaagacatctAAACAAACGTGGCTAATTAAGTATGCAGAAGAGGAGTGCGATAGTCATGTTTTATCCTTCGTCGTGTGTTTTTTGTCTACGCTCGCCTTGGAAAAGATTATGCCGTCAAGTTGTTGAGTtgtttgattggatgacgtcacatcctccctcgacccaactctctcttttgaactagaccatttttgaattgagtaGTGGCGGGCGATCGTTTTGAgaattcgtagttcaaaaagtcggacttcTCGTCAAAGTCATGGCTTCAAATTAGGTATGGTAGGTACCTATAATACACACTTtcgaaatataaaagaaaaaggtaaggtgattttttgatcatagtaccactttaagggGATTTGATGTGGGATATCTGGCGCCTTGGCCACTCGTTCGCGCACTCTCTGAATAGATAGTCAGGTTGGTGAATGAAATCCAGCCTGGTCAGCTATGAAGCCAAATTATTTATCCTTGTAATCTGTAATGAAGCATGAAAAAATACCACTTGTTCGTGGTGTCAACCACTTTGATGACTTTTGTAGTACAAGCTATTGCCCCCAAATACAAAtggaaatttaaaagaaaacaaattcgaTCTAAGAAATATGGTCATTCAGGTGCGAAATGCACACTGCAGAATAAGCACAATGAAAAGGAAAGATTTGAACAGCAATTATCAATTGTGTGCCACGAAACCAAGAATGAGTCACTGCTTGGTCATACAGAATAGACGTTGGCAGGAGCCTATgtgcaggagcatgcaactccactatatttctgtcacggcgttttcatagaccgatttatttttagatcgaatctactttgaatgagactcccgtgggagtgccataaccaatcacaagacactaaggTACGTCACTGGGTCACTGGactggaactgcctttctttcacaaaagaaaagatgtaccaaaaatagatcagtctgtaaaaatgccgtgacagtgtgggagttgcaagctcctgctcagcGGCTCCTGACGTTGGAGATCGATACGACGAAGAAACACGCAGCCTGGCGCAAAGAGTGGAAAAACGCAAGCAAGCAGGTTACACCGTCTCCCTCCTTTGTTCATGAATTAACTCACCCATCTTCTATAAATGTGTAGTGCACATCATCGTCATAATAAGAAGACGGAGTCGCTTTGCACTCCTCGGGCAGAACGACGAGTTCCGAAACGTTCGATCTCACAGTGACCTGCAGGAAAATTTGCGACCCAACGTCGATTGGTCCCACAGGGTACTCAGTGTAGTGTTCCCTGAATCGTCCACTTTTGAACATCTTCATCTCGTAGGTGAAGTTTCCAAACGACTCTACAGAAAGGCAAGATGTAATTTAGTGGAGAATAGCATTCAACTTGCTAACCAGTCAAACATTTGGCTTATTTGAATTCTATTAGGAGTTGAAGCATTCCACTTGTGAGCCTTTATTCTCAGTATTTCTAGCCACGAATGGTAGAGAAGTCAACGAGAATGGTTAGGGAACATTTCGTGACCCTTATTTAAGGGGGCATTCTACGTTTTCCTACACGTGTCTTCTTCAACTTCGAGCCTTCTGGATTAGGTCGTGTTAATAAGCGGGCAAAGTCAGAGAATCCAGTGAAAGACCCCACAAGTCAGGTTAACTTCGACTGAAACTTCCCATTTTAGGAGGATGTGCACCTAATCAATCCCTCTTTACACCAACTCTTGGAGTATTGAGATAATTTTCATAAGCTACTTCTCTTGGACTAGCACCTgtaaatggttagactttcaaagATTCTTGGTACTGAGGACAATAGATCGCACAGCCTGTCTCGCAAACTCAATGGAGCCTCAAAGAGGCGATAGGCTTCCTTTTCGCGGCAAAGAGTGATTCCCTGTTGAACTTTTAATACCCGTGACTGAATATTTATTCATGTGAGTCGCGTGCACAGTCTTTGGGAATGATTTCTTTGAAGGCTGTTGTGTTGGGAAATGTTACTGAATTGCACGGGAAGTCGGTGAAGACTTCAAAGACATGGGCGTTATGAATTGTAACAAATGGAAAGCTACAGAGCAAAGTGcttattaaagaaatgagagatAAAGAAACATCCAAAGCCGCTCAAATAGTATCTATTGGTTCGAGTTCCTATAATTTATGATTTCATCAAATATTTGGCATTGGTTAATACAGGTTATTTGATGTCTAATTGGATCACTCCAGGTCCGGTTGAGTCAAAACTCAAATTAATTCAATTCGCTTACCCATGTCAGTCACAATAACTCGTTTGGAAGCTTTGAATTGCAGGGCCGAAAGCACCTTCCTTTTCTTGAATCGACACTGGAACTCAAACACTGCTTGATGGTCACGTGTTAGTGAAGAACCAATATTGCCCTTGCTCTTGACATCTAAATGAATGGCGTTATCGTAAACGATCATTTGGCCGTCCTCTGATTCGTGAGACGTCGTACCACAGGCGTCCAACGAACATTTCACGACAATATGCGTCCTGTTTTGGAACGATGGCTTGCAAGATGCATCATTGAGGCCGACACTTTCAGGAATGTACTCCAGTTTGCTTCCAAGGAGCAATACGACATTCATTGCGTTTTCATCACATTTAACTTCCATGGAAGATTTAactaagaaaaattaattataatcaAAATTGCAAATGCAGAAATCATGAGACTCCAAGAACGTACAGAGTACTGTTCTGATATCAGCAACTGACATGGGAAAGCACTCGCGAGGAATATATGTCGCGGTAGACTCGCGTGAAAACTCGCGCGCTGGGATCCTTAAGAGTGCAAATTTAAACAGAAATGTCAGTTGATTTGGTATACTCGCTTAGCTTGTTTTCTTGTGGTGGCAACAGTTGGTTGTGAGCCTGTCATGATGTCGTCAATGTTTTCTGAAAGGTGGATGTGTTTGGCATTTTCATTTTATGATCTGTTGTCAGGAGTCGATCAGTAGAAGCACGCAACTCCCCTGCTAAggctatgtcacggcatttttacagactgatcttaTTTTTAGTACATCTTTTCTTTTgagaaagaaaggcagttccggtccagtgacgcagtgacgtcggttagtttcttgtgattggtcatggcactcccacgggagtctcattccggGGTAGTTCGATCTAAAGACAAATCGGTATacgaaaacgccgtgacaggaatatagtggagttgcatgctcctactaatGGGCTCCTGTTTGTTGTTGACTACCTTAAGTCTGAAGATTAgtggtggttttttttttttggaaattctGTCACATCATGGGATATATCAACTACTATTATCTAGAATGCAGTTATTCGTGTACCTTGCTTTGCTGTTGTAGCTGTAGTCATTGGTTCCTTGGTTTCTGAAAGATAATGTGGAATATCGTTTGTTCAAAGGACTTTGGTAACCCTGTGCACATCTTGTAAATTACCTCTCTCATTGTTCAACGCACGAGTTGCCATGGCGGAGAAAATGTTAAAGGCGAAGTATTTTTATTAAATTAAGCGTAATTTCCAATTCTAAGCGAGGCTGACACAAGGTTAACGCATCGCCGTGAACACTCACTACTCACCAATGAAGGGGGACTATGTTTGATTCTGAACTCAATTCCATTTGTGAATTGAGTTAATTTTGTTCTCTGCTACGAGACGTTTTTGCCCAGGTACTCTGATTTTCTCCTCTTaacgaaaaaaacaacttaattgAAAAGAACTAGCATAATTTACGGAAGAAAGGCTAGATATTTGTGCCTGCTTGGACTAAAGTGATCTTAACCCTCAAACAGGAAACTCGTGGCAAATACAGATATTCTATTCGCTTTACTTACCTGGGTACACACTCCTATACTCTAACCGGAAAACAGTACCATTGTGACTTCCCTTCGCAACGAACTTAATGAGCAAATACCGAGCCCCCGAATGTAATCGAATTACACCCGATGCATTCTCGGTAACTCTCGCCAACTCTTTACTGCTGTCCTGGAGTCCGTCGAGGAACACAATGTAGTTGTTGGAACTTAGGCTGATGTTTGACAGCGTTAGACTCAGTATCATGCCTGGAGGCGCGACAAGACGCCATGTACACTGGAGGCTAGTGGAATGGGAAAATCTGGGGCTAACGAGAGAGCCTGGCAACGAACCATTGAGTATGACGTCATTGTTATCGGCGGTGCAGTCTTGGTCTAGAAAAGAGGGAAAATTTGGGtaaatagaggttttgcacggcagccatgttggatggcaggaacaatagattctctttctcatgggaacaaatgttctttctaatgcaaataattttcattgtcctgccatccaatatggctgccgtgcaaaacctctattgttAAGAAAAATCTGTGAAAACTATAGGAGGTGCTTAGATTTTTACGATCCTTACCTGCAACTCCATCGCCGCAGTACTGCAGATCACATAGGGGAGTCGGTGACAGCTCATAGATAAAGAAACCATCACAGTTCTTTACTCTTACAGAATTAACAAAGTGGCAACAGTCACCGATCCAGTTAAAGCAGGCTTTTCCAGATGAGATCTCACCAGGAACTGACGGAAGGGACCCCTCAAACCATCCAGGCGAGTGCGTACCACAAGAGTTCAGATTGACGCATTTTTGTGGCATGTTGAGCCCAGCTTTTCCTCTGAATCTGTACCATGCGCTTTTAAGGTTCTTGTCGCAATTCGGGAAATCCGAAGGTAATATAGTGTAAAACTGGGAACGGTGCGAATCCCGCAATTCTTGGTAAGAAACGCATGGGTCAGCATCTGCGAAGGGAAATAGTTAGGTGAGGCTGTTCATATGACTGACTTTAGTAACCAAGCAGCATAattgctgttattacagttgagtcCTAtgggcaaagcttcttttgtttaaaccTACATGCAGACGAGGCTGATGGGTCAATGGAACTCAAAATAACCGataagcctcgtttatgtgtagCAACCGCGGGATAACTGTCATTTACTCGCTGGCGTTTTCTCGCACTTATCGCCGGCTGCACGTGTTTGTGTCATGATTGCTCTTCTTtcgtctttgaaaaaaatgtagAATTGCTCCGAATGAAGCAGAtgcacaaatttcttttttcagttcaCCCACTTCGACCCCGTCagaaaatcagtcttaaatccATTGGCATTGCCTATTGTATAATGGTAATTGAACAGagtggtctgaaatcatacgcgtgatttcaaaatcgaacgagcACGCAGCGCTCAcaagtatgatttcagaccaaaattgcactccactcagttcaaaTTACCACTTTATTAAATCCATTTTGAGGCaaaaaggggtttatttactaaatatatatcgGATGCTAAGCGTCATTATTTGTGTGCTTGAGACTTTAATTTGAAGTTATAATAGGCTTTTCTGGAATATACCATTTTACatttgtgtgcttagttgcctggcccttGAATAAAAGTGCGGCTGTGGTGGACCTTGGGTTGATTAaaaaacctccctgcttttcttactGATGGTGTTATAATGCCagttagtaggaatttacatgagaaaagcCGCGGCAgcgaggtttctatcaaaacaaggtcaactctagGCTTACTTTCATgcaaaggccaggcaaccaaGCGCACAACTCTAataaggccctagcaaacgacttcaacatttgcttcaaccaTAGTTAATAGTACTAACtatgcttcaacatccattcgattttgttgaacgctattggaaggttgttgaatgatgttgaacggtgggatggcaaacggtttcaacatttcattcaacaaaacttagcgagtggcCTGGTAAATAGTTTCAGGCCCCAGGTCTTTTCACCCCTGAGACATGCAAggaagccattttgaaatgacaatggctcgcgcgtatgtttacaacaaagttcgctcgttattagcagtttttgtagctttcgaagttttgaatcatAAGAATAAAAAACGCGGGAGGAGAAAGAcaaggcaatggatcagaaTAAGGGATGAAAGGGgctatttcaacaacatcgtgaaggAACTGGCGATCGAAGACACAGCGGAATATAAAGACATGATGCGAATGAGTCATGCCGTTTTTCAACGAATACTGACCTACATCAAACAGGATATTACTCGTAAACAAGTCCttggtgggaataaagttatttctccgaaagaaagattagcccTGAAGATAAGCCACACTCAAAATTGTCCTGCTTTGCTACCGTCTTTGCATCCATGGTGACCATGGttacgtcttcttaattgcgcatgcgcttgctcaacaatgttgaaagagcggggcaaatgacttcaactccgcttcaacattttgaacattttagagaacaaaagaaatgttgaacgGATGTTGAAGCCAAGTTTAAAGTCTCTTAAACTCTCTGAGcatcgattcaacatcctttcaacatgTTTCAACAATACTGAAAGGGGGTgacaaacgctttcaacattgccattcaacaaaatcgaaaggatgttgaagcaaatgttgaagccatTTGCTAGGGCCTATACAGTTCTCAAATACACTGGGCACAGGGGAATAATAGTGTTAAGAGTTTGGTATATGAGAAACAACACTACGTTAATTAGGAATTCAAATATGACGTTTTCAGTGTCAAGAGGATGACGTTTTGAATCAAATAGCACTCAAAGGTTGTCATTCTCCCTTGCCACAAAAAGCAGTTGAGAAAAACTTGCTTATGACGCACTTCGCCGGTCCCAATTGCAAGTTCCAAATTTCAGCGTTTACGCTCTATATTTTACTAAACCCAGTTAGTCGATGATAAATAATATGACTGCTAGTATAGTTTGAACCCAACTGTTGTGACCCGGTCTCAAAACAGTTCTTCAGGACTTCCGGTCTTCTAATTTTCGACCCGAAaaaataaagcactcaa
Above is a genomic segment from Acropora muricata isolate sample 2 chromosome 1, ASM3666990v1, whole genome shotgun sequence containing:
- the LOC136920603 gene encoding ZP domain-containing protein-like — its product is MFLLFWEIFVFLFRFVASNSDADPCVSYQELRDSHRSQFYTILPSDFPNCDKNLKSAWYRFRGKAGLNMPQKCVNLNSCGTHSPGWFEGSLPSVPGEISSGKACFNWIGDCCHFVNSVRVKNCDGFFIYELSPTPLCDLQYCGDGVADQDCTADNNDVILNGSLPGSLVSPRFSHSTSLQCTWRLVAPPGMILSLTLSNISLSSNNYIVFLDGLQDSSKELARVTENASGVIRLHSGARYLLIKFVAKGSHNGTVFRLEYRSVYPETKEPMTTATTAKQVKSSMEVKCDENAMNVVLLLGSKLEYIPESVGLNDASCKPSFQNRTHIVVKCSLDACGTTSHESEDGQMIVYDNAIHLDVKSKGNIGSSLTRDHQAVFEFQCRFKKRKVLSALQFKASKRVIVTDMESFGNFTYEMKMFKSGRFREHYTEYPVGPIDVGSQIFLQVTVRSNVSELVVLPEECKATPSSYYDDDVHYTFIEDGCSKDNTLQYNYTLSAVQRFSLSAFKFKFDKSSEVFLHCKVKACLSSDEKSRCSKGCPFGRRKKRESLFETDRYLAVGPIILSPSKHEQLSKKTGNKTPALTADDTYAFAVVAGVLGFIVLLLLAALLSICKSRETPKANGANIALIRKDQPE